The Clostridiaceae bacterium HFYG-1003 genome includes a window with the following:
- a CDS encoding DMT family transporter, with amino-acid sequence MTNERNGILYMIIASASFAFMSLMVKLSGGTIPLFEQVFFRNLVMLAFSLWTMKQEGLSAAVDRPNRIPLFFRCLLGFLGVVSVFYANNHLPLADAQVLQKLNPFFVILAAVLFLGERMSLPRLLTILTGFAGAVIIINPTGNFNLTPSLIGVASALFGGLAYVLIRRLAGRVHGIVIIFWFSLLSSLASVPFMAAQFVWPTAAELLYLLLIGVFAALGQYFITRSYLTAQATRVTLFDYTGVILSPILGYLVFQEQLASRTILGTILIIGSGIAASLLKDNRKL; translated from the coding sequence ATGACAAACGAACGAAATGGAATTCTATATATGATCATCGCCTCCGCATCCTTTGCCTTCATGTCTCTGATGGTAAAGCTATCCGGGGGAACCATTCCACTATTCGAACAGGTTTTCTTTCGCAACCTGGTTATGCTCGCCTTCTCGCTTTGGACCATGAAGCAAGAAGGGCTTTCCGCGGCGGTGGACAGACCCAACCGAATTCCATTGTTTTTTCGATGCCTGTTGGGTTTTCTTGGAGTAGTGAGCGTCTTTTATGCAAACAATCATCTGCCCCTGGCGGATGCTCAAGTTCTGCAGAAATTGAATCCATTCTTCGTGATTTTGGCAGCGGTTCTTTTTCTGGGTGAACGAATGAGTTTGCCCCGGCTTCTCACCATATTAACCGGGTTCGCCGGAGCTGTGATCATTATCAACCCTACGGGGAATTTCAACCTGACCCCGTCTCTGATTGGGGTAGCCTCGGCGCTGTTTGGCGGCTTGGCTTATGTTCTGATCCGCCGCCTGGCCGGTCGGGTTCATGGCATTGTGATCATCTTCTGGTTCAGCTTACTGTCCAGTCTGGCATCCGTCCCCTTCATGGCAGCTCAATTTGTCTGGCCGACTGCCGCTGAACTGTTGTATCTCCTGCTGATTGGGGTGTTTGCTGCTTTGGGCCAGTACTTCATTACCCGATCCTATTTGACAGCGCAGGCTACCCGGGTTACCCTGTTTGACTATACCGGTGTCATTTTGTCCCCTATCCTGGGCTATTTAGTGTTTCAGGAACAGCTTGCCAGCCGTACCATCCTTGGTACAATCCTGATCATTGGCAGTGGTATTGCTGCCTCCTTGCTGAAGGATAACCGTAAGTTATAG
- a CDS encoding ROK family protein yields MEPEEKKYVIGIDLGGTKITTAIADLAGELIEKTTLATGAKEGEEVVMERIIQSVEMVLEASGLMLEEVRAIGIGAPGPLDPETGSIITTPNLPFQNFSLTQPLTRHFGVPAFLDNDGNVAAIGEWLFGAGKGYRNVLYMTVSTGVGGGAVLNGRSYHGSRSNALEIGHMTIEPSSPHQCNCGNHGDVEALCSGTAISKRAMEAIRAGRSTSLTRHEVVTSYEVYQGYKEGDELSIEILTQAWKYLGIAVANLILVFDPDVIAIGGGVSKIGSDMFDAVKASAQDHCFDFMFDSVQIVPTALAQDTGVIGAVALAIVSSQPE; encoded by the coding sequence ATGGAACCAGAAGAAAAGAAATATGTCATAGGCATCGACCTGGGCGGAACGAAGATCACCACCGCCATTGCCGATCTGGCAGGCGAACTTATTGAAAAAACCACCCTGGCCACCGGCGCCAAAGAAGGCGAGGAAGTGGTTATGGAGCGCATCATTCAGTCGGTGGAAATGGTACTTGAGGCTTCCGGCCTGATGCTGGAGGAAGTACGGGCCATCGGCATCGGCGCGCCCGGACCGCTGGATCCGGAAACGGGCTCCATCATTACCACGCCCAACCTGCCGTTCCAAAATTTTTCTCTGACCCAGCCGCTGACCCGGCACTTCGGCGTCCCGGCATTTCTGGACAATGACGGCAATGTGGCGGCCATCGGCGAGTGGCTGTTTGGAGCGGGCAAGGGGTACCGGAACGTTCTCTACATGACCGTATCCACAGGCGTGGGCGGCGGCGCCGTCCTGAACGGCCGATCCTATCATGGGTCCCGGTCCAATGCCCTGGAGATCGGCCATATGACCATCGAACCCTCGTCACCTCACCAGTGCAACTGCGGAAACCATGGCGATGTGGAAGCGCTCTGTTCGGGCACCGCCATTTCCAAACGAGCCATGGAGGCGATCCGTGCCGGACGCTCCACCAGTCTGACCAGACATGAGGTGGTGACCAGCTATGAGGTCTACCAGGGCTACAAAGAAGGGGATGAACTGAGCATCGAGATCCTCACCCAGGCCTGGAAGTATCTTGGAATCGCCGTAGCCAACCTCATTCTGGTCTTTGACCCGGATGTTATTGCCATCGGCGGCGGCGTATCAAAGATCGGATCGGACATGTTTGACGCGGTGAAGGCGTCAGCCCAGGACCACTGTTTTGACTTCATGTTCGATTCCGTTCAGATCGTACCCACTGCTCTGGCACAGGATACCGGCGTCATCGGCGCGGTGGCGCTGGCCATCGTCAGCAGTCAGCCTGAATAA
- the fusA gene encoding elongation factor G — protein MNEMDYTTQKLRNVGLIGHSGSGKTTLMEALLNFSGATDRMGRIEDGNTVSDFDPEEKKRQISLQASVAPVYYNGYKINLVDLPGYFDFVGETIQGMRAVDIAMIVLSATSGIEVGTEKAWKYTEKIKLPRAFYINKMDRENADFDKVFDQLRDKFGMPVVAVQYPIGKESNLQGVINVVSHRARFHDKKTGVMTEGDIPEEYRDRIDELHEMLMESVAQTDENLLDKYVGGEKLTTDEVYNALIQGCVSGDIAPVMCGSASERIGMTTLLEDIIEAFPSPEYAIPQKAVELTSQQEIFVKLTADKPFSAIVFKTIADPFVGKISLFRTITGVAQGEMTVYNPNREKNEKLANFFYLKGKNQAPAEKVIAGDIGAVAKLAVTKTGDTLCDPSFKVRYDAINFPDPVMSLTVLPKSKGDEDKISSGLTRLMEEDPTFVVARSPETAEVIMSGQGETHLEVLASKLKAKFGADVDLAEPVLPYRETIKGKSDVQGKHKKQSGGHGQYGDVKIRFEQRKDGKDELEFVDEVVGGSVPRNFIPAVEKGLREAITEGVLAGYPVIKLRATLYDGSYHAVDSSEMAFKIAASMAFKKGMEDAQPILLEPIMKLEVKVPDDYMGDIIGDINKKRGRVLGMEPEDDMQKVIAEIPMSEIQRYSSDLKSMTQARGEFRMEFIRYEEVPATEVPKIVERAKKMKEAKESK, from the coding sequence ATGAATGAAATGGACTACACCACTCAAAAACTTCGAAACGTGGGCTTAATTGGCCACAGCGGGTCCGGAAAGACGACCCTGATGGAAGCGTTGCTCAATTTTTCCGGAGCGACCGACCGCATGGGTAGAATTGAGGATGGAAATACGGTTTCTGACTTTGATCCGGAAGAAAAGAAACGTCAGATTTCCTTGCAGGCCTCTGTGGCGCCAGTTTATTACAATGGTTATAAGATCAACCTCGTAGATTTACCCGGATATTTTGATTTTGTAGGAGAGACCATTCAGGGAATGAGAGCGGTGGACATCGCCATGATCGTTCTGTCCGCCACCTCCGGCATCGAAGTTGGAACTGAAAAGGCCTGGAAGTACACGGAAAAAATCAAGCTTCCCAGAGCATTCTACATTAACAAGATGGACCGCGAAAACGCGGACTTTGATAAAGTATTTGATCAGTTGAGAGATAAATTTGGCATGCCGGTGGTGGCAGTGCAATACCCGATCGGCAAGGAATCCAACTTGCAGGGTGTAATCAACGTCGTTTCCCACCGGGCCAGATTCCATGATAAAAAGACGGGCGTGATGACCGAAGGCGATATTCCGGAAGAGTACAGGGACCGGATCGATGAGCTCCACGAGATGCTGATGGAGTCCGTTGCCCAGACCGATGAGAACCTTCTGGACAAGTATGTCGGGGGTGAGAAGCTCACCACGGACGAAGTCTACAACGCGCTGATTCAGGGCTGCGTCAGCGGCGACATTGCCCCGGTCATGTGCGGATCCGCTTCCGAGCGCATAGGCATGACCACCCTGCTGGAAGACATTATTGAAGCCTTCCCCTCGCCGGAATACGCGATTCCGCAGAAAGCGGTGGAGCTTACCAGCCAGCAGGAAATCTTCGTCAAGCTGACTGCGGACAAACCATTCTCAGCCATAGTCTTCAAGACCATCGCTGACCCCTTCGTCGGCAAGATTTCTCTGTTCCGCACCATTACCGGCGTGGCTCAGGGTGAAATGACGGTATACAATCCCAACCGGGAAAAGAATGAAAAACTCGCCAACTTCTTCTATCTGAAAGGCAAGAACCAGGCGCCGGCTGAAAAAGTCATCGCCGGTGACATCGGCGCGGTGGCTAAGCTGGCAGTGACCAAGACTGGAGACACCCTGTGCGATCCCTCCTTCAAGGTTCGCTATGACGCAATCAACTTCCCGGATCCGGTCATGAGCCTGACGGTTCTGCCCAAGTCCAAGGGAGATGAAGACAAGATTTCTTCCGGCCTGACCCGACTGATGGAAGAAGACCCGACGTTCGTGGTGGCCAGAAGCCCGGAAACGGCTGAAGTCATTATGTCCGGACAGGGCGAAACCCATCTGGAAGTCCTCGCCTCCAAGCTGAAAGCCAAATTCGGCGCGGATGTGGATCTGGCCGAACCCGTTCTGCCCTACCGTGAAACCATCAAAGGTAAGTCAGACGTTCAGGGCAAGCATAAAAAGCAGTCCGGCGGGCATGGCCAGTATGGGGATGTCAAGATCCGGTTTGAGCAGAGAAAAGACGGCAAGGATGAACTGGAATTTGTCGATGAAGTAGTCGGCGGCTCTGTGCCCAGAAACTTCATTCCGGCCGTGGAAAAGGGACTGCGGGAAGCCATCACGGAAGGTGTTCTGGCCGGCTACCCGGTGATCAAGCTCCGAGCGACCCTGTACGATGGTTCCTACCATGCGGTGGATTCTTCGGAAATGGCGTTCAAGATAGCGGCGTCCATGGCCTTCAAAAAAGGAATGGAAGATGCCCAGCCGATTCTGCTGGAACCCATCATGAAGCTGGAAGTCAAGGTTCCGGATGATTACATGGGCGACATCATTGGCGACATCAACAAGAAACGAGGCCGCGTCCTGGGCATGGAGCCGGAAGATGACATGCAGAAGGTCATCGCCGAAATTCCGATGTCCGAAATCCAGCGCTATTCCTCCGACCTGAAGTCCATGACTCAGGCCCGCGGAGAATTCCGGATGGAATTCATCCGTTACGAGGAAGTTCCGGCGACGGAAGTTCCCAAGATCGTGGAACGGGCTAAAAAGATGAAGGAAGCCAAGGAAAGCAAATAA
- the map gene encoding type I methionyl aminopeptidase: MIVTNQTDLNGMKEIGRIVARVRDELAQAVRPGISTLELDLMARDLLEEESAVSAPKSSYGFPGWTCISVNEVACHGVPSRQLLEEGDWVNIDVSASKNGYFADTGMTVIAGSPNLKQEDMLRVSREALAAAIQAAAPGKSTANVGKAIYKTAIKNSYTVLRNLTGHGVGRSLHEEPHFIFNYNERRDASIFKEGQVVALETFISDGDEWVEENPEGVWPMVTENHSQIVQFEHTVLLSKAGNLILTDSGSF; the protein is encoded by the coding sequence ATGATAGTAACAAACCAGACGGACCTGAACGGAATGAAGGAAATCGGACGCATTGTCGCCCGCGTCCGCGATGAACTGGCCCAGGCCGTCCGTCCCGGGATCAGCACCCTGGAACTGGATCTGATGGCCCGGGATCTGTTGGAAGAAGAAAGTGCCGTTTCGGCTCCCAAGTCCAGTTACGGCTTTCCCGGCTGGACCTGCATTTCCGTCAACGAAGTCGCCTGCCACGGCGTTCCGTCCAGGCAGCTCCTGGAAGAAGGCGACTGGGTCAACATTGACGTTTCCGCCAGCAAGAACGGATACTTTGCCGACACCGGCATGACGGTCATCGCCGGCTCACCCAACCTGAAGCAGGAGGACATGCTGCGCGTCTCCCGCGAAGCCCTGGCCGCAGCCATTCAGGCAGCAGCCCCCGGCAAATCCACAGCCAACGTCGGCAAAGCCATCTACAAAACCGCGATTAAGAACAGCTACACCGTGCTGCGCAACCTCACCGGCCATGGCGTCGGCAGAAGCCTGCACGAAGAACCTCACTTCATCTTTAACTATAACGAACGGCGGGATGCCTCGATCTTCAAGGAAGGCCAGGTGGTTGCCCTGGAGACCTTTATTTCCGACGGCGACGAATGGGTGGAGGAGAATCCCGAAGGGGTCTGGCCTATGGTGACGGAAAACCACAGCCAGATTGTCCAGTTCGAGCACACCGTACTCCTCTCCAAAGCGGGCAACCTGATCCTGACCGATAGCGGAAGTTTCTAG
- a CDS encoding GntR family transcriptional regulator has product MNKPEKITKPVYQQIAIDIASRIANGEFPEGKKISGRSTLAGQYNVSPETIRRSVSLLEDMKIVSVTHGSGILVESMENSMAFINQFKEVDSISGIKNSINEILKQREELDQKLRESLDRVLDYTVRFKTSNPFAPLEVEIPEKSHLIGKAIGEVNFWQNTGATIIAIKREDELILSPGPYMTFQDKDAFVMVGDEDAYDRVRHYIYDFVDPERHKAKAAEDPDKKKK; this is encoded by the coding sequence ATGAATAAGCCAGAAAAAATCACGAAGCCTGTATATCAGCAGATCGCCATCGACATTGCCTCCCGAATCGCCAACGGGGAATTCCCCGAGGGCAAAAAGATTTCGGGCCGCTCCACCCTGGCCGGTCAGTACAATGTATCGCCTGAGACCATCCGGCGCTCCGTTTCACTCCTGGAGGATATGAAAATCGTATCGGTCACCCACGGATCCGGCATCCTGGTCGAATCCATGGAAAACTCCATGGCATTCATCAACCAGTTCAAGGAAGTCGACTCCATCTCCGGCATTAAGAACTCCATCAACGAGATCTTGAAGCAGCGCGAAGAACTGGATCAGAAACTGCGGGAATCCCTGGACCGCGTCCTGGATTACACCGTCCGGTTCAAGACCTCCAATCCCTTCGCACCGCTGGAAGTGGAAATTCCGGAAAAATCCCACCTCATCGGCAAAGCCATCGGAGAAGTCAACTTCTGGCAGAATACCGGAGCCACCATCATCGCCATTAAGCGCGAGGATGAACTGATTCTCTCCCCAGGCCCCTACATGACCTTCCAGGACAAGGACGCCTTTGTCATGGTCGGAGATGAGGATGCCTATGACCGGGTACGCCACTACATTTATGACTTTGTGGACCCGGAACGGCACAAGGCCAAAGCGGCCGAGGACCCGGACAAGAAGAAAAAATAA
- a CDS encoding sugar O-acetyltransferase gives MTEKEKCSRGLLYNLMDDQEMMAELTRCKDLCHRLNQVLPSRTDEREQILREIIGRIGGSFVITTPFYCDYGYNIEIGEHFYANHHLVILDCAKVRIGDHVFIAPNCCITAASHPIDAGQRSAGFEYALPVTIGNHVWIGSNTVILPGVTIGDHAVIGAGSVVTKDIPAHVVAVGNPCRVLREIDERDRACQPDQVRLD, from the coding sequence ATGACTGAAAAAGAAAAGTGCAGCCGCGGCCTGCTGTACAATCTGATGGATGATCAGGAGATGATGGCCGAACTGACCAGGTGCAAGGACCTGTGTCACCGGTTGAATCAGGTGCTGCCGTCGCGCACGGATGAAAGGGAGCAGATCCTTCGGGAGATCATCGGCAGGATCGGCGGATCCTTTGTAATTACGACCCCTTTTTACTGTGACTATGGCTATAACATTGAAATTGGGGAGCATTTTTATGCCAATCACCATCTGGTCATTCTGGACTGCGCCAAGGTCCGGATCGGAGATCATGTGTTCATTGCGCCAAACTGCTGCATCACTGCCGCCAGCCACCCCATCGATGCCGGTCAGCGCAGCGCGGGGTTTGAGTATGCCCTTCCGGTCACCATCGGGAACCATGTCTGGATTGGTTCCAATACAGTCATTCTGCCGGGAGTTACCATTGGTGACCATGCGGTCATCGGGGCAGGCAGTGTCGTGACTAAGGACATTCCGGCCCATGTCGTTGCTGTGGGCAATCCCTGCCGGGTGCTGCGGGAAATTGACGAACGAGACAGGGCTTGCCAGCCGGACCAGGTACGCCTGGATTAA
- the heR gene encoding heliorhodopsin HeR produces MQTDALKKLRNFNKIMGGLHLIQGLAMLFLATSVIQKIGEFQPTITQNFLAFNPQTRSLELQSKDLFNLPFGILVALFLFISAAAHALVSVPNRMNQIYNKDLELGINKFRWFEYALSSSIMIVLISTLFGIYDIASLLLIFVVNASMNLFGLVMEQLNSQRRKEDLDWGPFLWGSLAGIAPWAAILLYMFGNGNFDRVPWFVWAIVGTYFVAFNTFPVNMVLQYQKIGKWRNYLYGERVYIILSLSAKSILAWLVLFGAMQP; encoded by the coding sequence ATGCAAACCGATGCACTTAAAAAACTCAGAAATTTCAATAAGATCATGGGCGGGCTTCACCTGATTCAGGGTTTGGCCATGCTCTTCCTCGCCACCTCAGTCATCCAGAAAATCGGTGAATTTCAGCCGACCATCACTCAGAACTTTCTGGCATTCAACCCGCAGACCCGCTCCCTGGAATTGCAGTCGAAGGATCTGTTCAACCTCCCCTTTGGAATTCTGGTCGCGCTCTTTCTGTTCATCTCCGCCGCGGCCCACGCCCTGGTGTCTGTCCCGAATCGCATGAATCAGATTTACAACAAAGATCTGGAACTTGGCATCAACAAATTCCGCTGGTTTGAATATGCCCTGAGCTCCTCCATCATGATTGTGCTGATCTCAACCCTTTTCGGCATATACGATATCGCTTCTCTGCTTCTGATTTTCGTGGTCAACGCGTCGATGAATCTGTTCGGCCTGGTCATGGAGCAGCTCAACTCCCAGCGCCGCAAGGAAGACCTCGACTGGGGCCCGTTCCTGTGGGGTTCCCTGGCCGGAATTGCTCCCTGGGCTGCCATCCTGCTCTATATGTTCGGCAACGGAAACTTTGATCGCGTGCCCTGGTTTGTCTGGGCCATCGTCGGAACATACTTCGTGGCCTTCAACACCTTCCCGGTGAATATGGTACTGCAGTATCAAAAGATCGGCAAATGGCGCAATTACCTCTATGGCGAGAGAGTCTACATCATTCTCAGCCTGTCTGCCAAATCGATCCTGGCCTGGCTGGTTTTGTTCGGAGCCATGCAGCCGTAG
- the carB gene encoding carbamoyl-phosphate synthase large subunit yields the protein MSIDKTIKKVLVIGSGPIVIGQAAEFDYAGTQACESLREEGVYVILVNSNPATIMTDRETADRVYMEPLTLDFLKRILIRERPCAILPSLGGQTGLNLAMELARDGILEELNIRILGTDLQAIHQAEDREAFRSLMRSIHEPVPPSGITHSVEEALDFARSIGYPVIVRPAFTLGGTGGGICQTEDELIRVVENGLSLSPVNQCLIEMSIAGWKEIEFEVMRDANDTAIAVCSMENMDPVGIHTGDSIVVAPALTLADREYQMLRNSALKIIRALKIEGGCNVQLALHPDSFDYYIIEVNPRVSRSSALASKATGYPIAKIAAKIALGLHLDEIINPVTGVTYAAFEPALDYLAVKLPRFAFDKFRSANRRLGTQMKATGEVMALGRSFEEGLLKAARSLEIKACHIELPEVNQMSDEELDRIITLGEDRRLFAIYEKMRRGGSTEVIQEMTGMDPFYLNKIRNILKMEEVIRRNGLQNSLRPAKVMGFSDAYLAQLCGRTEREVEELRLQAGITPVFKMVDTCAGEFASATPYFYSTHGQENESLSSDRRKVIVLGSGPIRIGQGVEFDYATVHCVKSLKQQGLEAIIINNNPETVSTDFSISDKLYFEPLTTEDVMNIVRLEQPEGIIVQFGGQTAINLTRSLVEHGVRIMGTSPDSIDLAEDRDLFEQKLKELDIPMPRGEMASSAEGAIAAARTIGYPVLVRPSYVLGGANMEIIYQDEEMADYMARNHQHSGHAPVLIDQYVVGMEAEVDGICDGQDILIPGILQHIERAGVHSGDSMAVYPPFSLTEEVKSTIADYTERIGRGLGIVGLYNIQFVIDKSNRVFVLEVNPRSSRTVPFLSKVTAIPMADLATRAILGQKLADSGHPLGLLPEGKGYAVKMPVFSFSKLRKVDIALGPEMKSTGEAIGWDLDLDKALYKALYAANFTLPSFGKVLFTIANKEKAEALELARRFSAIGYGIVATDGTQAYLTEHGIPCELVHKIGRAEHSERTVLDLIRKRQVQFVINTFTESSKHHISDGFLIRREAVENNIACLTSLDTANALLRVLESMSFEIHTF from the coding sequence ATGTCAATCGATAAAACAATCAAGAAAGTGCTGGTCATCGGTTCGGGACCAATCGTCATCGGCCAGGCGGCGGAGTTTGACTACGCCGGAACCCAGGCCTGCGAATCGCTGCGCGAAGAGGGCGTCTATGTCATCCTGGTCAATTCCAATCCCGCCACCATCATGACGGACCGGGAAACCGCCGATCGCGTCTATATGGAGCCGTTGACCCTGGATTTTCTGAAACGAATCCTGATCCGGGAGCGGCCCTGTGCCATACTGCCGTCCCTGGGCGGACAGACGGGCTTGAACCTGGCCATGGAGCTGGCCCGGGACGGAATCCTGGAAGAACTCAACATCCGGATTCTGGGAACGGATCTCCAGGCGATCCATCAGGCGGAAGACCGGGAAGCCTTCCGCAGCCTGATGCGGTCCATTCATGAGCCGGTGCCGCCGTCAGGCATCACTCATTCCGTTGAGGAAGCCCTGGATTTTGCCCGGTCCATCGGCTATCCGGTCATTGTCCGGCCGGCCTTTACCCTGGGCGGGACCGGAGGCGGCATCTGCCAGACGGAGGACGAACTGATCCGGGTCGTGGAGAACGGCCTGAGTCTGTCACCGGTCAATCAGTGCCTCATTGAAATGTCCATCGCCGGCTGGAAGGAAATTGAGTTTGAGGTAATGCGCGATGCCAACGACACCGCCATCGCCGTCTGCTCCATGGAGAACATGGATCCTGTCGGCATCCATACCGGGGATTCCATCGTCGTGGCTCCGGCTCTGACGCTGGCGGACCGGGAGTATCAGATGCTGCGCAACAGCGCGCTCAAGATCATCCGGGCCCTGAAGATTGAGGGCGGCTGCAATGTCCAGCTGGCGCTGCATCCCGACTCCTTTGACTACTACATCATTGAAGTCAATCCACGGGTTTCCCGCTCGTCTGCCCTGGCCAGCAAGGCCACGGGCTACCCCATCGCCAAGATTGCCGCCAAGATCGCCCTGGGGCTCCATCTGGATGAAATCATCAATCCCGTGACCGGGGTTACCTATGCCGCCTTCGAGCCGGCGCTGGATTATCTGGCGGTCAAGCTGCCCCGATTCGCCTTTGACAAGTTCCGTTCGGCAAACCGCCGGCTTGGTACTCAGATGAAGGCTACCGGCGAAGTTATGGCCCTGGGCCGCAGCTTTGAGGAGGGGCTGCTCAAGGCAGCCCGTTCCCTCGAGATCAAGGCCTGCCATATTGAGCTGCCGGAAGTCAATCAGATGAGCGACGAGGAACTGGACCGGATCATAACGCTGGGTGAGGATCGCCGGCTGTTCGCCATTTATGAGAAAATGCGGCGGGGCGGATCGACCGAAGTCATCCAGGAGATGACCGGAATGGATCCCTTCTACCTGAACAAGATCCGCAACATCCTGAAGATGGAGGAAGTAATTCGCCGGAACGGACTGCAAAACAGCCTGCGTCCGGCCAAGGTCATGGGCTTCTCCGACGCCTACCTGGCTCAGCTGTGCGGCCGGACGGAGCGGGAAGTGGAAGAGCTGCGGCTGCAGGCAGGGATCACGCCGGTCTTCAAGATGGTGGATACCTGCGCCGGGGAGTTTGCCTCGGCCACCCCGTACTTTTACTCCACCCATGGCCAGGAGAATGAATCCCTGTCCAGCGACCGGCGCAAGGTCATCGTCCTGGGTTCCGGGCCCATTCGGATCGGTCAGGGCGTCGAGTTTGACTATGCCACGGTACACTGCGTCAAGTCCCTGAAGCAGCAGGGGCTGGAGGCCATCATCATCAACAACAATCCCGAGACGGTATCAACGGATTTCTCGATCTCGGACAAGCTCTACTTTGAGCCCCTGACCACGGAAGATGTCATGAACATCGTCCGGCTGGAACAGCCGGAAGGGATCATCGTTCAGTTTGGCGGCCAGACCGCCATCAACCTGACCCGGAGTCTGGTGGAACACGGAGTCCGGATTATGGGGACGTCGCCGGATTCCATCGATCTGGCGGAGGACCGGGATCTCTTCGAGCAGAAGCTGAAGGAACTGGATATCCCCATGCCGCGGGGCGAAATGGCCTCCTCGGCCGAGGGTGCCATTGCCGCTGCCCGGACCATTGGCTATCCGGTGCTGGTACGCCCCTCCTATGTCCTGGGCGGAGCCAACATGGAGATCATCTATCAGGATGAGGAAATGGCGGACTACATGGCCCGCAATCACCAGCACAGCGGACATGCACCGGTCCTGATTGACCAGTACGTAGTTGGCATGGAGGCTGAAGTGGACGGGATCTGTGACGGACAGGATATCCTGATTCCGGGAATTTTGCAGCACATTGAGCGGGCCGGCGTCCATTCCGGGGATTCCATGGCGGTCTACCCGCCGTTCTCCCTCACGGAAGAAGTCAAATCCACCATCGCCGATTACACCGAACGGATCGGGCGGGGGCTGGGCATTGTGGGACTGTACAACATTCAGTTCGTGATTGACAAGTCCAACCGGGTCTTTGTTCTGGAAGTCAACCCGCGCTCCTCGCGCACCGTTCCGTTCCTGAGCAAGGTAACGGCCATTCCGATGGCGGATCTGGCCACCCGGGCTATTCTGGGACAGAAGCTGGCGGATTCCGGCCACCCGCTGGGCCTCCTGCCCGAGGGAAAGGGCTACGCGGTGAAAATGCCGGTATTCAGCTTCAGCAAGCTGCGTAAGGTCGACATCGCCCTGGGACCTGAAATGAAGTCCACCGGGGAAGCCATCGGCTGGGACCTGGACCTGGACAAGGCACTCTACAAGGCCCTGTATGCCGCCAATTTCACCCTGCCGAGCTTTGGCAAGGTTCTCTTCACCATCGCCAACAAAGAGAAGGCAGAAGCCCTGGAGCTGGCCCGGCGCTTCTCCGCCATCGGGTACGGCATTGTCGCCACCGACGGCACGCAGGCTTACCTGACCGAGCACGGCATTCCCTGTGAGCTGGTGCACAAGATCGGCCGGGCGGAACACAGCGAACGGACCGTACTGGACCTGATCCGCAAGCGGCAGGTACAGTTCGTCATCAACACCTTCACCGAATCCAGCAAGCACCACATCTCCGATGGCTTCCTCATCCGCCGTGAGGCCGTTGAGAACAATATTGCCTGCCTGACTTCCCTGGATACAGCCAACGCGCTGCTCCGGGTCCTCGAATCCATGAGCTTCGAGATCCACACCTTCTAG